From a region of the Impatiens glandulifera chromosome 4, dImpGla2.1, whole genome shotgun sequence genome:
- the LOC124936572 gene encoding laccase-7-like produces the protein MANRMLLQACVLSLIAFFSLASAAIVEHSFHVQNLTVQRLCQSRVITVVNGSLPGPTIRVHEGDTLVVHVVNKSPYNITIHWHGIFQRLSGWSDGPDFVTQCPIRPGNSYTYRFNITGQEGTLWWHAHVQWLRATVYGALIIRPRIGHTYPFPKPHREYPIVLGEWWNANVIDVENQALVSGGAPNNSDAYTINGRPGDLYPCSKNSTYTLTVEKGKTYLLRIINAALNNQLFFKIANHKMTVVAVDAAYTKPYITDVVVIAPGQTTDVLLSADQAPGSYYIAARPYASAAGVPFDNTTTTGIIIYKTATPSLTPIMPPLPAFNDTPTAYKFSSNLTGLVNGPHWVPVPQNIDEHMFITINLGLVPCGNGTGSNNATCGGPSGQRLAASMNNESFVLPSKLSMLEAHFRDVNGIYTRDFPNNPPLVFDYTNPNNSNNNSILFTSKSTKVKKLKYNSTVEMVLQNTALIGIENHPIHLHGFNFHVLAQGFGNYNRDKDANKMNLVNAQIRNTIGVPVGGWAVVRFTADNPGIWIMHCHLDVHLPWGLAMAFEVENGGTPSTTLPPPPSDFPQC, from the exons ATGGCAAATCGAATGTTATTGCAAGCATGTGTTTTATCTCTTATCGCTTTCTTCTCACTCGCATCGGCTGCCATTGTCGAACATTCTTTTCAT GTGCAAAACTTGACCGTTCAACGACTTTGCCAGAGTCGAGTGATAACTGTTGTTAATGGAAGTCTTCCGGGACCAACGATTAGGGTTCATGAGGGTGATACACTCGTTGTGCATGTTGTTAACAAGTCTCCATATAACATCACTATCCATTG GCATGGGATTTTTCAACGTTTAAGTGGTTGGTCTGACGGTCCCGACTTCGTGACTCAATGTCCAATAAGACCCGGTAATAGCTACACTTATCGGTTCAACATAACCGGTCAAGAAGGGACTCTTTGGTGGCATGCTCACGTTCAATGGCTTCGAGCCACCGTTTATGGCGCACTAATAATACGACCTAGAATCGGGCACACTTACCCCTTCCCTAAACCTCATAGAGAATACCCTATTGTCCTAG GAGAGTGGTGGAACGCTAATGTTATTGACGTCGAGAACCAAGCGCTTGTTAGCGGAGGAGCCCCAAACAACTCTGATGCTTATACAATTAACGGACGACCCGGTGACCTTTACCCATGTTCTAAGAATA GTACCTACACGCTAACCGTCGAGAAAGGAAAAACATATTTACTTCGGATCATCAACGCTGCACTCAATAACCAACTATTTTTCAAGATAGCCAACCATAAAATGACGGTTGTAGCCGTCGATGCAGCATACACCAAGCCATATATAACCGACGTTGTTGTCATCGCCCCGGGTCAAACCACCGACGTGTTACTATCAGCCGACCAAGCACCGGGCTCTTACTACATTGCGGCTCGACCCTACGCCAGTGCTGCTGGTGTCCCTTTCGATAACACAACCACAACCGGTATCATCATCTATAAAACCGCCACACCCTCGTTAACCCCAATCATGCCACCTCTACCCGCCTTCAACGACACGCCCACGGCATACAAATTCTCAAGCAACCTAACCGGGCTCGTTAACGGACCCCATTGGGTGCCTGTCCCACAAAACATTGACGAACACATGTTTATCACCATAAACTTGGGCTTGGTTCCATGTGGAAACGGGACCGGTAGCAACAACGCAACTTGCGGAGGCCCGTCCGGGCAGCGATTGGCTGCGAGCATGAACAACGAATCTTTCGTGTTGCCTAGCAAACTATCGATGTTGGAGGCTCACTTTCGCGATGTGAACGGAATCTACACACGAGATTTTCCCAACAATCCACCTTTAGTGTTCGATTACACTAATCCAAACAACAGCAACAACAACTCAATCTTGTTCACATCGAAGTCAACTAAGGTAAAGAAGCTCAAGTACAATTCTACGGTCGAGATGGTTTTGCAAAACACGGCATTGATTGGAATCGAGAACCATCCCATACATTTGCATGGATTTAATTTTCATGTCTTGGCTCAAGGTTTCGGAAACTATAACCGCGATAAAGATGCGAACAAAATGAACCTCGTGAACGCGCAAATTCGTAACACGATTGGCGTACCCGTCGGAGGTTGGGCTGTCGTTAGATTCACCGCAGATAATCCGGGAATTTGGATAATGCATTGTCATTTGGATGTTCATTTGCCATGGGGATTGGCTATGGCTTTTGAAGTTGAAAATGGAGGTACACCATCTACTACTCTGCCCCCTCCTCCATCAGATTTCCCCCAATGTTAA
- the LOC124935342 gene encoding uncharacterized protein LOC124935342, translating into MDKQELQFQSQHNTQVPNEVRNTQVTNGSSNGVSDTQVTIEANEATIGKRKREESDTINIPKSNRKASQVWDHFTKLVDSNPPRSLCNYCGKDYACASKTNGTSNMWNHLRTQCKNSPIRNSLTKQTVLCFDTKKGVGGDHLKTTHYNYEASRKCLTKMIFKDKLAFSAVEGEGFREFAQSLESRFVVHIYSRNL; encoded by the coding sequence ATGGATAAGCAAGAACTTCAGTTTCAATCTCAACATAATACTCAAGTTCCTAACGAAGTTAGGAATACTCAAGTTACTAATGGATCTAGTAATGGAGTTAGTGATACTCAAGTTACTATTGAAGCTAATGAAGCTACTATTGgtaaaaggaaaagagaagaatCTGATACTATCAATATTCCTAAATCAAATAGAAAAGCATCTCAAGTTTGGGATCACTTTACAAAGCTAGTAGATTCAAATCCACCTAGGTCACTTTGCAACTATTGTGGAAAAGATTATGCATGTGCCTCCAAAACTAATGGGACAAGTAATATGTGGAATCATTTAAGGACACAATGTAAAAATTCTCCCATTAGAAATTCATTGACAAAACAAACTGTTTTGTGTTTTGATACCAAAAAAGGTGTTGGAGGTGATCATTTGAAAACCACTCACTACAATTATGAAGCTTCTAGAAAGTGTTTgacaaaaatgatttttaaagaCAAATTAGCTTTTAGTGCAGTCGAGGGTGAAGGGTTTAGAGAATTCGCTCAATCTTTAGAATCTAGATTTGTTGTTCATATTTATTCGCGCAATCTCTAA
- the LOC124933547 gene encoding 60S ribosomal protein L35a-3-like, whose amino-acid sequence MVKGRQGETIRLYVRGTILGYKRSKSNQYPSTSLLQIEGVNTKEEVTWYQGKRIAYIYKAKVKKNGSHYRCICIWGKVSRPHGNSGVVRAKFKSNLPPKSMGDRVRVFMYPSNI is encoded by the exons ATGGTGAAGGGGCGTCAAGGAGAAACTATCAG GCTTTATGTGCGAGGCACGATTTTAGGATACAAAAG ATCGAAGTCAAATCAGTATCCGAGCACTTCATTGTTACAGATCGAGGGAGTTAACACGAAAGAGGAAGTGACATGGTACCAAGGGAAACGCATTGCCTATATATACAAGGCCAAGGTGAAGAAGAACGGATCACACTACCGTTGCATTTGCATTTGGGGGAAGGTCTCACGTCCTCATGGTAACAGTGGAGTTGTTCGAGCTAAGTTCAAGTCTAACCTTCCTCCCAAATCTATG GGGGATAGAGTGAGGGTTTTCATGTACCCAAGCAATATCTGA
- the LOC124933545 gene encoding probable sugar phosphate/phosphate translocator At3g11320, with the protein MKGSASGRWVTIGLVSSWYASNIGVLLLNKYLLSNYGFKYPIFLTMCHMMACSILSYAAIVWMKFVPLQAIRSRVQFAKIAALSLIFCFSVVGGNISLRYLPVSFNQAVGATTPFFTAVFAYLMTVKREAWLTYVTLIPVVAGVFIASGGEPSFHLFGFIMCLGATAARALKSVVQGILLSSEGEKLNSMNLLLYMSPIAVGLLLPATLLMEENVVGITVALARNDVKIVWYLLFNSSLAYCVNLTNFLVTKHTSALTLQVLGNAKGAVAVVVSILLFRNPVSVTGMSGYVLTVIGVILYSEAKKRSK; encoded by the exons ATGAAGGGATCGGCCTCCGGCCGATGGGTCACGATCGGTCTTGTTTCTTCTTGGTATGCATCCAACATCGGTGTTCTTCTTCTTAACAAATACTTGTTAAGTAACTACGGTTTCAAATACCCGATCTTCCTTACCATGTGTCATATGATGGCCTGTTCAATTCTCAGTTACGCCGCCATTGTTTGGATGAAGTTTGTCCCACTTCAAGCTATCCGATCGAGGGTTCAATTTGCTAAAATTGCTGCCCTAAGTTTGATTTTCTGTTTTTCAGTTGTTGGTGGGAATATCTCCTTGAGATATCTTCCTGTTTCCTTTAATCAGGCAGTTGGGGCTACTACGCCATTCTTTACTGCGGTTTTTGCTTACTTGATGACTGTGAAGAGAGAAGCTTGGCTCACTTATGTCACTCTTATTCCTGTTGTTGCTGGTGTTTTCATAGCTAGTGGG GGTGAACCAAGTTTTCATCTATTTGGTTTCATAATGTGTCTTGGAGCTACTGCAGCTAGGGCTTTGAAATCAGTTGTTCAAGGAATCTTGCTTTCATCTGAAGG GGAGAAGCTAAATTCTATGAACCTTCTTCTCTACATGTCACCCATAGCTGTAGGATTATTACTTCCTGCTACTTTGTTGATGGAGGAAAATGTTGTTGGGATCACGGTAGCTCTTGCAAGAAACGATGTCAAAATTGTGTGGTATTTGTTGTTCAATTCTTCGTTGGCGTATTGCGTCAACTTGACCAATTTTCTAGTCACCAAACACACAAGCGCGTTGACACTTCAG GTGTTAGGAAACGCAAAGGGAGCTGTCGCGGTTGTTGTTTCAATTTTACTATTCAGGAACCCCGTTTCAGTGACCGGAATGTCTGGTTATGTTCTTACAGTAATTGGAGTTATTTTGTACAGTGAAGCAAAGAAGAGGAGCAAATGA
- the LOC124933546 gene encoding mitochondrial uncoupling protein 1-like, with protein MVADQKGKSDISFAGTFASSAFAACTAELFTIPLDTAKVRLQLQKKAGLGEAISLPKYRGMLGTVATIAKEEGISSLWKGIVPGLHRQCLFGGLRIGLYEPVRNLYVGENHVGDVPLSKKILAGLTTGALAITIANPTDLVKVRLQSEGKLPPGVPRRYSGALNAYSTIARQEGVKALWTGLGPNVARNAIINAAELASYDQVKETILKIPGFTDNVVTHLLSGLGAGFVAVCIGSPVDVVKSRMMGDSTYKNTLDCFMKTLKNEGPLAFYKGFLPNFGRLGSWNVIMFLTLEQAKKLVRKIEAP; from the exons ATGGTGGCCGATCAGAAGGGAAAATCGGATATCTCCTTTGCTGGAACCTTCGCCAGCAGCGCATTCGCTGCTTGCACAGCCGAG TTGTTTACAATTCCATTGGACACTGCCAAAGTAAGACTTCAACTTCAGAAGAAAGCAGGCCTAGGCGAAGCAATATCATTACCAAAATACAGGGGAATGTTGGGGACAGTTGCAACCATTGCGAAGGAAGAAGGAATTTCTTCCCTTTGGAAGGGCATTGTTCCGGGCTTACATCGTCAATGCCTATTTGGAGGACTAAGAATTGGATTGTATGAACCG GTAAGGAATCTCTATGTGGGAGAGAATCACGTTGGTGATGTTCCTTTATCAAAGAAAATACTGGCTGGACTTACCACCGGTGCTCTTGCAATAACAATTGCAAATCCTACTGATCTTGTGAAAGTTCGACTTCAATCTGAAGGAAAATTGCCTCCTGGTGTGCCAAGGCGTTATTCTGGCGCTCTAAATGCTTATTCTACTATAGCGAGACAG GAAGGTGTTAAGGCTTTGTGGACAGGACTGGGCCCTAATGTTGCCAGGAATGCCATTATAAATGCTGCTGAACTAGCTAGTTATGATCAAGTGAAGGAG acaattttaaaaattccagGCTTCACTGATAATGTGGTGACCCATCTGCTGTCTGGTTTAGGAGCTGGTTTTGTTGCAGTCTGTATTGGCTCTCCAGTTGATGTG GTTAAGTCAAGAATGATGGGAGATTCAACTTACAAGAACACACTCGATTGCTTCATGAAGACTTTAAAGAATGAG GGACCCTTAGCTTTCTACAAGGGTTTTCTGCCAAACTTTGGACGTTTAGGATCTTGGAATGTCATCATGTTTCTAACATTGGAACAG GCCAAGAAACTTGTTAGAAAAATAGAGGCGCCTTGA
- the LOC124936047 gene encoding reticulon-like protein B12, producing MGSSDRLFNRQRTIHQILGGGIVADVILWRRKDLTMGIMIVTVASWLMFEKSGYTLLSFVSSVLLLLSSILFFWAKSAAILNRPAPPLPDLHLSKETMNEIASLVLDNINALLSISHDIALGKDTEMFLRVSGWLGLIYIIGGLTDFITLAYSSLVVLLTLPALYEKFADCIDGFILTVYRRSRQFYVWFNVEYIARVRTMILEKQKLS from the exons ATGGGTTCATCTGATCGATTGTTTAATAGGCAACGAACGATTCATCAGATCCTCGGCGGAGGAATTG TTGCAGATGTGATTCTTTGGAGAAGAAAGGATTTAACAATGGGGATTATGATTGTAACAGTAGCTTCTTGGTTGATGTTTGAGAAATCTGGCTATACTTTATTATCATTTGTTTCTAGTGTTCTTTTGCTCTTATCTTCCATTCTTTTCTTTTGGGCCAAATCTGCTGCAATTCTAAACAG GCCTGCTCCACCATTACCCGATTTACATTTATCCAAAGAAACAATGAATGAGATAGCTTCTCTTGTCCTTGATAATATTAATGCATTGTTATCAATATCACATGACATCGCTCTAGGAAAGGACACGGAAATGTTCTTGAGAGTATCGGGGTGGCTGGGGCTAATTTACATTATAGGTGGGCTAACGGATTTCATAACATTGGCCTATTCGA GTCTTGTGGTTCTTCTTACTCTCCCAGCTCTCTATGAAAAGTTTGCGGATTGTATAGATGGATTTATATTGACGGTTTACAGAAGATCGAGGCAATTCTATGTTTGGTTCAATGTGGAATATATCGCGAGGGTAAGGACAATGATCTTGGAAAAGCAGAAACTTAGCTGA